A window of the Sphaerobacter thermophilus DSM 20745 genome harbors these coding sequences:
- a CDS encoding YfhO family protein: MVDLAPRTAGLIPLWLVPAGALLWLGLVWLARGPLRSRWPGLLGDVVALGALGLAHLLFFWRPLLTPTQVPRGGGDLVSFVFPLHAFSAAQIREGIIPLWNPHLHGGMPHLANFQAAVLYPLNLLTYLLARPFSYGALELLAIAHFGIASIGAYLLARTLGMRPLAAVVPGIVFPYSGFLVAHLGHYGMLAAASWVPLLLLALRLMVVRASWGWAAAAAVVTFLITSAGHQQTLVYALTVGGAWWLFWVAHRHRLLPGMLRPITGGAEGTATVQPDTGVIPGELRRWPWWSLVGDALRAGLAVGSGVALAAPMVLPSLEMARLSVRTGLSYEQASEFSIQPVALLHLLVPKAFGSNPTDYWGPFSNGEIWAYAGIATLVLAGIALVARPEPVRLLLGGLGLAALLFALGPYTPLHGWFYRFVPLYDLIRAPARAVLYLDLALALLAGFGVSELAAHADRLASRVAGAVRLALRVVLAGTAALALFVIPVFYSIILSANDLSNRPVIAVDGLNLLFLYLALTAVLLWAVLGGRLQGPAVAVAATVLIVVDLFGATATFNPSPDDITGGFRHAEAVDYLRTEAERSGPFRIEAATARWQPDLAAVVGLDDVGGLYDPMQPRDYDAARRAAVDNRDQGLYDLLGARFLITDADAEPPGASFRRVHETDDGLVIWENQDAMPRVWLAYTAEQVDSETALAAIRQADFDPRETLYLTGELPPAEPGGQGEVTIERLEANRVHVRVQTDRPAYVVLADPDYPGWVATVDGEPAESATAYGLFRAVTVPAGEHEVVWRFQPPLARAGAAVSLLALLGVGAMALFGWRQQRSVPGAPQG; encoded by the coding sequence CTGGCGCCCGTTGCTCACCCCCACCCAGGTCCCGCGCGGGGGCGGTGATCTGGTCTCGTTCGTCTTCCCGCTCCACGCCTTCAGCGCGGCCCAGATCCGGGAGGGGATCATTCCGCTGTGGAACCCGCACCTCCACGGCGGGATGCCGCACCTGGCGAACTTCCAGGCGGCGGTGCTCTATCCGCTGAATCTGTTGACGTACCTCCTGGCGCGCCCGTTCAGCTACGGCGCGCTGGAGTTGCTGGCGATTGCCCACTTCGGGATCGCCAGTATCGGCGCCTACCTGCTGGCGCGGACGCTGGGGATGCGCCCGCTGGCGGCGGTCGTGCCCGGGATCGTCTTCCCCTACAGCGGCTTCCTGGTGGCGCACCTGGGGCACTACGGGATGCTGGCGGCGGCCTCCTGGGTGCCGCTCCTGTTGCTTGCGTTGCGGCTGATGGTCGTCCGTGCCTCCTGGGGCTGGGCAGCGGCCGCGGCAGTCGTGACCTTCCTGATCACCAGCGCCGGACACCAACAGACGCTCGTCTACGCCCTCACAGTGGGAGGGGCCTGGTGGCTCTTCTGGGTCGCGCACCGGCATCGCCTTTTACCGGGGATGCTGCGGCCGATCACCGGCGGGGCCGAGGGCACCGCGACGGTCCAACCGGATACCGGCGTGATCCCGGGCGAGTTACGCCGATGGCCCTGGTGGTCGCTCGTCGGCGATGCCCTCCGGGCAGGGCTCGCGGTCGGCAGCGGCGTGGCGCTGGCTGCGCCGATGGTGCTGCCGTCACTGGAGATGGCGCGGCTCTCCGTCCGCACCGGTCTGAGTTACGAGCAGGCGAGCGAGTTCAGCATCCAGCCGGTGGCGCTGCTGCACCTCCTGGTCCCCAAGGCGTTCGGCAGCAATCCGACCGACTACTGGGGTCCGTTCTCCAACGGCGAGATCTGGGCCTACGCGGGCATCGCAACCCTGGTTCTGGCCGGGATCGCGCTGGTCGCGCGTCCCGAACCGGTCCGGCTCCTCCTCGGCGGCCTGGGGCTGGCTGCCCTCCTCTTCGCGCTCGGCCCGTACACGCCCTTGCACGGCTGGTTCTACCGCTTCGTGCCGCTGTACGACCTGATCCGCGCCCCGGCCCGCGCGGTGCTCTACCTAGACCTCGCGCTGGCGCTCCTCGCCGGGTTCGGCGTGAGCGAGCTGGCGGCGCATGCGGATAGGCTGGCCTCGCGCGTAGCAGGTGCCGTTCGTCTCGCCCTGCGAGTGGTCCTGGCCGGGACGGCGGCGCTGGCGCTCTTCGTCATCCCCGTCTTCTACTCGATCATCCTCAGCGCCAACGACCTGTCGAATCGCCCGGTGATCGCCGTCGATGGGCTGAACCTGTTGTTCCTCTATCTGGCACTGACCGCCGTCCTCCTCTGGGCGGTGCTCGGAGGTCGATTGCAGGGTCCGGCGGTAGCTGTGGCCGCCACAGTGCTGATCGTGGTCGACCTGTTCGGGGCAACGGCGACGTTCAACCCGTCGCCGGACGACATCACGGGCGGGTTCCGACACGCAGAGGCGGTCGACTACCTCCGGACCGAGGCAGAGCGGTCCGGCCCCTTCCGCATCGAGGCGGCGACAGCACGCTGGCAGCCGGACCTGGCCGCGGTGGTCGGGCTCGACGACGTGGGTGGCCTGTACGACCCGATGCAGCCGCGGGACTACGACGCTGCCCGCCGCGCGGCGGTGGACAACCGGGACCAGGGACTCTACGACCTGCTCGGCGCGCGGTTTCTGATCACTGACGCGGATGCGGAGCCGCCGGGAGCCTCGTTCCGCCGCGTCCACGAGACCGACGATGGGCTCGTCATCTGGGAGAACCAGGACGCGATGCCCCGGGTCTGGCTGGCCTACACAGCGGAGCAGGTGGATTCCGAGACGGCGCTGGCGGCGATCCGGCAAGCCGACTTCGATCCACGCGAGACGCTCTACCTCACCGGCGAACTCCCGCCTGCAGAACCGGGCGGCCAGGGGGAGGTCACGATCGAGCGCCTGGAGGCCAACCGCGTCCACGTGCGGGTCCAGACCGACCGCCCTGCGTACGTGGTGCTGGCAGACCCGGACTATCCGGGCTGGGTCGCGACGGTGGATGGCGAGCCGGCGGAGTCAGCCACCGCCTACGGGCTGTTCCGCGCGGTGACGGTGCCGGCGGGTGAGCACGAGGTCGTCTGGCGCTTCCAGCCACCCCTCGCGCGCGCCGGCGCTGCGGTGTCACTCCTGGCCCTGCTGGGAGTAGGCGCAATGGCGCTCTTCGGCTGGCGGCAGCAGCGGAGCGTGCCCGGGGCGCCTCAAGGTTGA